Proteins from one Armatimonadota bacterium genomic window:
- a CDS encoding LacI family DNA-binding transcriptional regulator: protein MAEEEERSGPHVPTTLQDIADVVGVSASTVSAVLHTTRSTTRVSKKTRERVESVARQMDYQPNAIARSLRRRETGIIGIYNGYGLYCDARSAFLGEIIGATQVACQCYTKDCLLYRYWDDPTVEGVAQQLVDGRVDGLILYAPEGDALAERLARAPLPVVAVVDALPSLPCVVVNDQVGGALQAKHIASRGHKRVLYRQTPHRGQSVVRRFEAFRDEAQRLGLDVVYGRREQPNETALGEQEKQILSGPAGERPTAIVAWEDLRAYQAVRECEAMGLRVPEDIAVIGYDGVPTEGLFMRKLTTIRAPWSDVATRAMDLLIQMIAGKRVPEETVLDVELVLGTTT, encoded by the coding sequence ATGGCTGAGGAAGAAGAACGCTCCGGACCGCACGTTCCCACCACGCTGCAGGATATCGCCGACGTGGTGGGTGTAAGCGCCTCCACGGTTTCGGCAGTGCTTCACACCACACGCTCCACAACGCGCGTCTCGAAGAAGACCCGTGAACGCGTAGAGTCAGTCGCCAGGCAGATGGATTACCAGCCGAACGCGATTGCGCGATCGCTGCGCCGCCGCGAAACCGGCATCATTGGCATTTACAACGGCTACGGTCTATATTGCGATGCACGCAGCGCGTTCTTGGGTGAGATCATTGGCGCTACCCAGGTGGCATGCCAGTGCTACACCAAAGACTGCCTGCTCTATCGGTACTGGGACGACCCAACCGTGGAAGGCGTTGCGCAGCAGTTGGTGGATGGCCGTGTGGATGGACTGATCCTGTATGCACCCGAGGGGGACGCACTGGCTGAGCGCCTGGCGCGCGCGCCGCTGCCCGTGGTGGCCGTCGTCGACGCGCTTCCATCGCTGCCGTGCGTTGTGGTGAATGATCAAGTAGGCGGGGCGCTGCAGGCTAAGCACATTGCATCTCGCGGGCACAAGCGCGTGCTCTACCGCCAGACGCCGCATCGCGGGCAGTCGGTAGTGCGCCGGTTTGAAGCGTTTCGTGACGAGGCTCAACGGCTGGGCCTCGATGTGGTTTACGGCCGGCGCGAGCAGCCGAATGAAACCGCCCTGGGAGAGCAGGAGAAGCAGATCCTCTCCGGGCCGGCAGGCGAGCGCCCAACTGCGATCGTGGCGTGGGAGGATCTCCGAGCGTATCAGGCGGTTCGCGAGTGCGAAGCGATGGGCCTACGCGTTCCTGAAGACATCGCGGTGATTGGGTACGACGGCGTGCCGACCGAGGGGCTGTTTATGCGCAAGCTCACCACAATTCGCGCGCCGTGGTCGGACGTTGCCACCCGGGCGATGGACTTGCTGATCCAGATGATTGCGGGCAAACGGGTTCCTGAAGAAACCGTGCTTGACGTGGAGCTTGTACTGGGAACCACAACCTGA
- a CDS encoding FAD-dependent oxidoreductase, whose protein sequence is MRCQVLIVGGGVGGCAASLAASRHGLRVVMTEETAWIGGQLTNQAVPPDEHPWIETHGCTAAYRSFRERVRAWYRTNRPLTEAAAADPLLNPGAGLVSRLCCEPRAALGALTEMLAPWRECGALAVLTGCRPHRVAVDGDRVTAVIFQVDGEELAIEADWFVDATETGELLELGAVEHVVGAEARSDTGEPHAPTVADPLNQQAITMCFAVEYRPGEDWTIDRPADYARWGTLEPLMRPAWPGKLLSLTGSDPVTLTPRTLVFDPEGEEASGGFGLWRYRRIAAARNLIPGQGNRDVSLINWPMNDYFEAPAILPGADRAAAMSRATAGAESLSWSLLYWLQTEAPRPDGGAGWPGLRMRPDVMGTETGMAMAPYIRESRRIRARATLLEQHLALEARMRETGLPADQVRAADFPDSIGIGSYRIDLHPTCTGDNYLDVASLQFQIPLGALLPVRVENLLPGCKNLGSTHITNGCTRLHPVEWCVGEAAGQLCAFCISHNCPTGAVHSKAELRDEFLRVLDSEGVERRWR, encoded by the coding sequence ATGCGTTGCCAGGTACTGATCGTCGGCGGTGGCGTTGGCGGATGCGCGGCGTCGCTAGCGGCCTCGCGCCACGGGCTGCGCGTTGTGATGACGGAGGAAACCGCGTGGATCGGCGGGCAGTTGACCAATCAGGCCGTGCCGCCTGACGAACACCCATGGATTGAAACCCACGGATGCACCGCGGCCTACCGTTCGTTTCGGGAGCGGGTGCGCGCGTGGTACCGAACGAACCGTCCGCTGACCGAGGCTGCTGCCGCCGACCCGCTTCTGAACCCCGGCGCGGGCCTGGTTTCGCGCCTTTGCTGTGAGCCCCGTGCGGCGCTTGGCGCGCTGACGGAGATGCTGGCGCCGTGGCGCGAATGCGGCGCGCTGGCGGTGCTGACGGGCTGCCGACCGCATCGCGTGGCCGTTGACGGCGACAGAGTCACCGCCGTGATATTCCAGGTTGACGGCGAGGAACTGGCAATCGAAGCCGATTGGTTTGTGGATGCCACCGAGACAGGTGAGCTGCTGGAGCTTGGCGCTGTAGAACACGTGGTAGGAGCGGAGGCGCGCAGCGATACCGGCGAGCCGCATGCACCGACCGTGGCCGACCCACTCAATCAGCAGGCGATCACCATGTGCTTCGCGGTTGAGTACCGGCCCGGCGAAGACTGGACGATCGATCGGCCCGCCGACTACGCACGCTGGGGCACTTTGGAACCCCTGATGCGGCCGGCCTGGCCGGGCAAGCTGCTTTCGTTGACCGGCTCCGATCCGGTGACGCTGACGCCGCGCACGCTGGTTTTCGATCCGGAGGGCGAGGAGGCAAGCGGCGGATTTGGGCTATGGCGCTACCGCCGAATTGCCGCAGCCCGAAATCTGATACCCGGGCAAGGCAACCGCGATGTGAGCCTGATCAACTGGCCCATGAACGACTATTTCGAAGCGCCGGCGATCCTCCCTGGCGCGGATCGTGCAGCAGCGATGTCGCGGGCAACCGCAGGTGCAGAGTCTCTCAGTTGGTCGCTTCTCTACTGGCTGCAAACGGAGGCGCCACGCCCGGATGGCGGCGCCGGCTGGCCCGGATTGCGGATGCGGCCCGACGTCATGGGCACTGAGACGGGCATGGCGATGGCGCCCTACATCCGTGAGAGCCGGCGCATCCGCGCACGAGCTACCCTGCTGGAGCAGCACCTGGCGTTGGAGGCACGCATGCGCGAAACCGGCTTGCCGGCGGACCAGGTTCGCGCGGCGGATTTTCCGGATTCCATCGGCATCGGCAGCTACCGGATCGACCTGCATCCAACCTGCACCGGAGATAACTACCTGGACGTCGCCAGCCTGCAGTTTCAGATTCCGCTCGGCGCGCTGTTGCCGGTACGCGTAGAGAACCTCCTGCCGGGATGCAAGAACCTCGGCTCGACGCATATAACGAACGGGTGCACGCGCCTCCATCCCGTGGAATGGTGCGTGGGCGAGGCGGCGGGCCAGTTGTGCGCCTTTTGCATTTCACACAACTGCCCAACCGGTGCGGTACACTCGAAGGCGGAGTTGCGCGATGAATTCCTTCGAGTCCTTGACAGCGAGGGTGTGGAGCGCCGCTGGCGGTAG